CGTGACCACGTTCGCGCGCTCGGGTTATTTGAGGCGCGCGCTGGACGCCGGGGTGCGCGGCTACTTGCTGAAGGATGCGCCGGCCGACGCGCTGGCGGCGGCGATCCGCAGCGTGCATGCGGGCGGGCGCGCGGTGGCGCCGGAGCTGGCGCTGGAAGACTGGCGCGGGCGCGTCGATCCGCTCACGGAGCGCGAACGCCAGGTGCTGCGGCTGGCGGGCGAGGGCAAGAGTTCGGCGGAGATCGCGAAGTCGATCCACTTGTCGGAAGGGACGGTGCGCAATTATCTGTCGGAGGCGATCAGCAAGTGCGATGCGGCGAACCGGATCGACGCGTTCCGGCTGGCGCGCGACGCGGGGTGGCTGTAAGGAAGTTAGGCGTTAAAGGGTCTGACCTGCGGGGTCAGACCCAGGTGTAGCGGTTCGCAAACCGCCGCCATTTAGCCGCGAGGATCGCGCTCCGCCACGAAGATCTCGACGCGGCGGTTGCGTGCGCGACCCGACGGATCGTCGTTCGAGGCAATCGGCTCGCGGTCGGCGCGCCCGTCGATGGCGATGCGGCTCGGCGACACGCCGCGCGTGGTCAGGTAGTCGCGCGTATGCGCCGCGCGGTCGACTGACAGCGGCTGGTTGACGGCGCTGCTGCCGGTGCTGTCGGTGTGCCCGATGATGGTCACGGTGGTGCCCGGATTTTCGTTCAGCGTGCCGGCAAAGCGTTCGAGCACGGGACGGAAATTCGGCTTGATGTCCGAGCGCCCGGTATCGAACGACACGTCGCTCGGAATTTCGAGCTTGAGGCGGTTGTCCTGGGTCTGGCTGACCTGGACGCCGGTGCCGCGCGTGGCCTGTTCCATCTGCTGCTTCTGCTGCTCCATGCGCTTGGACCAGACGTTGCCGATCAGCGCGCCCGCGGCGCCGCCGATGACCGCGCCTTTGGCCGCACGGTCACCGCCGCCGCCGCCGGTGCTGGCGCCGAGGATCGCGCCCAGGCCCGCGCCGATGCCGGCCCCTTGCGCCGTGCCGCGCTGGGTCGGGCTCATGTCCGCGCAGCCGCTCGCTGCCAGCGCCACGATGGCGGCGCCGATGACGGAACGGGTGAGTTTGTTGATTTTGTTCATGTTCTGTCTCCTCAATTGAAAAAAATCCGTTTCGTAGTCGCATCCGTCAAAACGGGAGCGACCGCGAAACGGATCGGGCATCAGTGCGGATGTCCGAGTGCAGTGACGTGCTAAATGCCTCGACCGCTGATCAGCTTGACCAGGATCATGATGACGGCGACGACCAGCAGAATGTGAATGAAGCCGCCTACAGTGTAGGAGGTTACCAGGCCAAGCACCCACAAGATCAGGAGAATAATTGCGATGGTATAGAGCATGATGTGTCCTCATTTAGTTGTGATAGCGACAGGTTCGTCGTGAATTCAGTATCCCCAATTGACCGTCATCGATCCGTACGGTGCCGTACATTAAGAATAACTTTTTTGCTCAGTTCGCAATCCAGGAATCCAGCCCGCAAAGCCCATCAGCCCGACCAGGCCGATCAGGCAGGTGACCAGGCCGCCGGCGATCAGCAACATCACATCCTGCGGCGGCGCGGAATCCCCGGCGCCTGCTCCGGTTAGACCGCAGCCAGCGACAAAAAGTCCCCAAATGATGATGCCGATCCAGTGCAAGCTGTTCATGCGAATCTCCTGATGGCCGCCCGATGTTGGGCACGCAATCATTCTGTCGCCGAGCTCATCAGTAGCTCTGTTCGCCAGCGCACGTTGCACAAAAGAAAAACGCCATGCGGCATTTGCCGGCATGGCGTTCTTTTGACCGGTCCAGCGGGGCGAGCCCCGCCGCCGTCAGCGTACCGAGTGCAGGGCGCCGTTGACGACGCGCACGCGGTCGCCCTGGTGCCAGCCCGGCGAGGACTGGTGGAAGGTGCGGTATTTGCCGTTGTCCATGCGGACGCGGATCTCGTAGCTGTGGCTGGCCTTCATGTTGCCTTCGACCTGGTTGCCGACCACGGCGCCGCCGACCGCGCCGGCGACGGTGGCCAGCTGGCGGCCGTGGCCGCTGCCCACCTGGTTGCCCAGCAGGCCGCCGAGGATCGCGCCGCCGGCCGCGCCGACGCCGCTGCCCTGGGCGCGGGTGGTGATTTCGCGCACCGATTCGACGTTACCGCAGTTGTCGCACCAGTTCTTCGCGGGCGCCGCCGCGGCGACCTGGACGGGACGGTAATTGGCATCGCGCATGCTTGGCGCCGGCGCTGGCATGGGTTCGGTGTAGCGCGGCGCCGGATCACGCAGCGGGCGCACCGGCTCGTCGGCGAAGCGCTGCTGCACCGGCTGGCTCACCGGCGCCTGCACGTAGGGCTGCTGGCCCGGCTGCAGGGCCTGGTTCGGCGCGTCCATCTTCATGGCCAGCGCGGCGCGGTCGGCTTCGGTCAGATCGCTGCGGGAGGCGGCACTGTTGCCGCCGATCGAAGACGGCAGCCAGCCCATGATGGCGGCGGTGCCGACCAGGCAGAACAGGATGATGGCGATCGCCGCGAGGATCATCATCGGGTGATGGCCGGTCTTGTGGGTGAGGGGAGTTTGCATGGTGATTCCTTTTGGTTGTTATGGTCGTGCTCGATGTGAGTCATTCTGTCTGGGAACATGCCCGTGTTCCGTGCGTCACCGTACATACTTTCAGTTTTAGAGCCGTTACGCTGACTTAAATTGTTTGCAAATGTAAGCACGCACCATTTAACAAATGGCCTCTCCCAATGATCGCCACCAGACGAGAAAAATGTTTCAACACACGCCACCGAGCCGCGAGGGGCCGATGAATTTTGCGGCCGTCCAGACGGCGGCAGAACCGAACGGTAACTTGTTGCTGGCAGCCTTGCCGGAAGCCGACCTGGCCCGGCTTGCGGCGCTGCTCGAGCCGGTCCATGTCGAGGTCGGCGACGTGCTGTTCGAGCCGGGCGAGCAGATTCGCCAGATCTATTTCCCGCACGACTGCCTGGTGTCCCTGCTCGGCGTGGCCGAGGGCCGCATGACGCTCGAAGTGGGGCTGGTGGGGCGCGAAGGCATGCTGGGCGCGACGGTTGCGCTCGGCCACGAGCAGGCCCAGGTGCGCGCGGTGGTGCAGCGCGCCGGCCGCGCCAGCCGCATCGACAGCGCCCTGTTTCGCGCCGAGTTCGCGCGCAACGCGGCCTTGCAGCGCGTGCTCTACCGCTACACCGACACCTTGCTTGCGCAGGCGATCCAGATCGCCGTGTGCAGCCGCTTCCATGTGCTCGAAGCGCGCCTGGCGCGGTCGCTGCTGATCACGCGCGACCGCCTGCAATCGGACAAGTTCCACCTGACCCACGAATTCCTCGCGCACGCGCTCGGAGTGCGGCGGGTCGGCGTGACCAAGGCCGCCAGCGCGCTGCAGCAGCAGGGGCTGATCAACTACAGCCGCGGCAATATCGAGATCATCGACCTGCCGGGCCTGGTGGCGGCCTCGTGCAAGTGCTACGAGATCGTCAAGGAAGCGGGGGAGGCGGCGCTGGCGACGGCGTTCGTTTGACGTCGTTTCATTACGCAACACATGCGCATCGGGGTCTGGTCCTGCGGACCTGACCCCATCTTTGCTTGCCAGGGCAGGATGGTCTCAATCAGGCGGCCGCGCGTTGGGTGCGGTCGACTCCCGCGGGAGCCAACAAGATGGGGTCAGGTCCGCAGGACCAGACCCCATTTTTCTTTGGTGCACACGCAAAAACGCCCCGGCAAGCGGGGCGTTGCGTTTCGCGGAAGCGAGAATTACTTGGTGGTCTTGACCTGGTTGCCGATCACGCCGCCGACAGCTGCGCCGCCAACGGTGCCGACGGTCGAGCCGCCCGTCAGGACGCTACCGGCTACCGCGCCGACGCCAGCGCCGATCGCGGTGTTCTTGTCTTGACCCGACATGCCGGCGCAGCCGGTCAGGCCCAGTGCAACGGTTGCCAGCGAAGCGGTAACGATCAGTTGTTTGATGGTTTTCATGGTTGTATCTCCTATGGTGGTTGGGTTACTTCAGGCGCAGGTCGTTCTTGACCGATTTCACGCCGTTCACGGAACGCGCCACCGACGATGCGGTCGCGATGTTTTCGGCCGAGCTCACGAAGCCGCTCAGCTGCACAACGCCTTTGTAGGTCTCGACGTTGATTTCCGAAACTTTGAGCGTCGGGGCATTCAGGATTGCCGCCTTGACGCCGGTGGTGATGGCCGCATCGTCGATGTACTGGCCTGGGGTTTCATGCTTCTCGGTCGTGGTGGACGCGCAGCCGACCACGGTCGTCAGCATCAGCGCAGCCAGCAGGGTCGATACGATTTTCAGGTTCTTCATGTTGTTGTCCTCAGTGGTGGGCAGGTTATTGTTGTTGAGCTAGCCGGCAAAGCGTGATTGCCTCACCGATAAGTCACACAGTAAAGCGCCGCCCGTTTCTGGTCTGTTCGGCAACGCACACTTGTTGTGTGCAATACATTTCCTTACAAATTCCCCAAGATCATCGCTTCGCGTGGGCCGGCGGCGGTGGGGCCACCGGCTTGACGCGCGCGGCCGCCAGCAGCTTGCCGCACTCGCTGTTCTCGCCAGGACCCGCGTTGATCAGGGGCAGCAGGGCGGCCGCCGGCGCGGCCACGGCCGCCAGCGCCACCGCGCCGCCGGCCTTGAGCGCGACGACGCCCTTGTCGATGCCCACGCGCGGCGCGTTGAACGGGCCGGTCACATGCAGCGGCGCGCGCAGCGAGAAGATGCGCAGGCTCTTGGTCTCCGGGCGCAAGGTCAGGTTCAGCTGCTCGTCTGCCAGGTTGATCGTGCCGTCGGCGGTGATCACCGCTTCGTCGGTGTCGACCACGAAGGTGCGCGTCTGCATCAGTCCGTTTGTCACCGCAAAATCGGTGGCCATGCAGTTGAGCTTGACGTCCTTGTCGCCGAACATCTTGGTCAGGATGATGTTGCCCACGTTCAGGCCCATTTCTTCCAGCAGCAGCTTGCTCACCGAACCCTGGTTGATCAGGGTCTTGATTTCGCCGTTCGAGCCGGCCAGCAGGGTCGCCACCGAGCTGCCGGTCGAAGACAGCTGGGCGTCGCCATTCACTTCGCCGACGGTGGCCTGCATCTTCTCGATGGTCGGGAACAGCTGCTTGATCTGCAGGTGGCGCGCGGTGACCTTGGCGGTGGCCTTGATCGCATCCTTGCCTTCGCGCCCGCTGCCGTCGAGCTTGATGTTCGACACCATATTGCCGCCGGCGACGGAGAAGTTCAGCGGGTTGAGCGTCAGCACGCCGGCATTCATCACCAGGTGGGTCGACAGCTTGGTGATCGGCAGCTGCTTGTCGCGGACGATCTGGTCGGCCGAATACTTGACGTCCACGTCCACCGTCTTCCAGCGGTCGGTGCGGAATTTTTCGACCGGCAGGACCTTGCCGGCCGGCTGCACCGGCGCCACGCCGCGCGCAGTCTTGCTGGCGTTCGAATCGGCGCCGATGATCGGGCCGAGGTCGGAGAAGCGCAGCAGGTGCGACACCACGTTACCGGTCAGCATGCCGCGCGGCTTGCCGGTCTGGAACTCGAGATGGCCGGCGATGTCGCTGCCGCCGACCTTGCCCTTGAACTTGTCGTAGGTCCAGCGGCTGCTTTTCGCGTCGAGCGTGCCGATCAGGCGCCCTTCGGTGGTGAACGCCGGGGTCTCCGGCAGCAGCACGCCGGTAAAGTTGTACAGCCGCGCCATGCTGGGCGCGCCCAGCTTGAGCCGCAGGTCGATCGCCGCCAGTTTCGCAGGACGCGTGACCGTGCCCTCGGCGCTGACGTGGGTGGCGCCGGAATGAAATTCGGCCTTGATCGGGAACGGCGTGTCCTGGTTTTTCAGCGACAGCACGGCGCCCGCCTTGCCGCCGCCGGCCACCGGCGCGTCCTTGAAGGTGCCGCGCAGCTTCCAGCTGACGCCGTACGTGGGATCGCTGTCGAGGGTGTCGATGTCGGCGGTGACGTCGGCTTTTTCCAGCGCGTCGGCCACATGCACCACGCCCTTGGTAAACACAACGCGCTCGAGGTCGAGCGTCCATGGCGACGGCTTTTCCTGGTGGTGGAAGGTCCAGTTGTTCGATCCGTCGGCCTTGCGCAGCAGGTCCACCGCGGGCGACTGGAATTGCAGCACCGGCACCTGGATGGTGTGGCGCAGCAGCGCGAACGGGTTGAGCGAGAACGACAGCTCGCTGACGCTGGCGGTGTCGCGCGCCGGCATGCCTTCGGGATTGCTGACGTGGACATCCTTTGCGACCAGGTGCGGCCAGGGGATGTGGTCACGCCAGGTCGCGGCCGGGCCGGTGATCTGCTTTTCCCACGTGAGCGACAGGTCGCCATTGATGGCGAACGGGCGGCCGATCGCTTCGCTGGTGCGCGCGTTCAGCCAGGGGCGCGCCTTGTTCCAGTCGTAATTGAGCAGGATTACCAGCGCGATGGCCGGGATCGCAACCAGCAGGCCGATTACCCACAGGACGATTTTGGTGGTGCGGGCTTTGCGGCGCGGGCTGGCGGACGGATTGGGCGGGGCGCTGCGCTGCGCTTGGCTGTCGGGCATGGCCGATCCTTCTCTTCATATAAAGTAAGGGCCAGCCTAGCGCAAATGGCAATGGTTTGATGTGCGCTGACGCACCCAGCGCAAGCCGGGGCGGGGAACTTTTGCGTATGTGCGTCAGCGTACCGAACTTGCCAAAGAATCAGCATATAACCTTATCACGACGTCATTTATTACGGAATGGAGAGAGCACATGAGCACGGAAACGAAACATCACCAGTCGATCAAAGTGGCCTGCGCCGCAGCCTTGCTGTCGTTGCTGGCTGCCTGCGGCACGTCGCAAAAAGCCCCCGCTACCGCCGACGTGGCCGTGTCCCGCAATGCTGTCGACAACGCCGTCAGCGCCGGCGCCGCCGACCTGGCGCCCGCTGAGATCACCGCGGCCCGCGCCAAGATGATGCGCGCCAACGAAGCGCTGGCCGCCAAGGATTATGTGCTGGCTCGCCAGCTGGCCACCGAAGCCCAGGCAGACGCGAAGCTGGCCCAGAGCAAGGCCAACTCGGCCAAGGCCAACGCCGCCGCCAACGCGCTCGACGCCGACCTGCGCGTGCTGCGCGAGGAAGTCGACCGCGCCCGTTAAGCGGCGCGGCCGGAGCTGCCCGATAACAATTCGAAATCGATCTCTGCGCGCCGCGCGCGCGCCACAAGAAAAAGGATAGACCATGAACACGAAATTCTTCCGCACCGCCGTCCTTGCCAGCGCCGTATTGCTGGCGGCGTGCAGCACCACGCCAACCACTACCTCGATGCTGGACCAGGCGCGCGGCGACTTCGTTGCCGCCAACAACACGCCGGCGGTGTCGACCTACGCGCCGCTCGAATTCAAGCAGGCCAGCGACGCGCTCGACCAGGCCAACGCCGCCGCGGCCAAGCGTGAGAGCCTCGACACGATCGACCGCCTGGCCTACATCGCCAAGCAGAAGATCGCGACGGCGCGCCAGGTGGCCAGCCAGAAGGCGGCCGAAGCCGACATCGCCAATTCGGGCCGCCAGCGCGACCGCCTGCAGCTCGAGGCGCGCACCATCGAGGCCAACAAAGCCAGGGACGAGGCCGACCGCGCCAAGGCCGACGCCAATGCCGCCCAGGCCAGCGCCGAGGACGCCCAGCGCAAGGCGATGAACGCCGAGGCCCAGACCCGCGAAGCGCAGGCCCGCGCGGCCCAGCTCGAAGCCCAGATGGCCGACCTGCAGGCGAAGAAAACCGAGCGCGGCATGATCATCACGATCGGCGACGTGCTGTTCGATACCGACCAGGCGCGCCTGAAACCGAATGGCGTGGCCACCGTGCAGAAGCTGGCCGACGTATTGAATCAGAACCCGGCGCGCACCGTGCTGGTCGAAGGGTTTACCGACAGCACCGGCACGGCCGCGCACAACCAGGACTTGTCCGAACGCCGCGCCGGCGCCGTCGCCAGCGCCTTGTCCGGCATGGGCATTGCGCGCGACCGCATCGCGATGCGCGGCTACGGCCAGTCGTATCCGGTGGCCAGCAACGATTCGGCCAGCAACCGCCAGCTGAATCGCCGCGTGGAAATCGTGCTCTCGAACGAAGGTGCGGCAATTCCGCCGCGCCGTTAAAGGCTGAAGTTTTTGAACAAGGAAATCATCATGGAACAGAATCAATCGAACCTGGCGCATGGCTTCGACAAAGAGGCTATCCGGAAAGCCGCCGCCAACCTGGACGACGGCGCCGTCACCGACGGCTACCAGGCCGACCGCGAGGCGGTGATCCGCATGCTCAACGACGCGCTGGCCACCGAGCTGGTGTGCGTGCTGCGCTACAAGCGTCACTACTTCACCGTCAGCGGTCGCGGCAACGGCCAGGTCAAGGCCGAATTCCTCGAGCACGCAACCCAGGAGCAGGAGCACGCCGACTGGCTGGCCGAGCGCATCGTCCAGCTCAATGGTTCGCCGGACTTCAATCCGGCCTCGCTGGTCGCGCGCAGTCATGCCGAATATGACGATTCGGATGACGTCAACGCGATGATCCGCGCCAACCTGATCGCCGAGCGCGTGGCGATCGAATCGTACCGCCAGATGATCGCGGCGATCGGCGACAAGGATCCGACCACGCGCAACCTGCTGATCGAAATCATGGCCGTCGAGGAAGAGCATGCCGACGACATGCGCGACCTGCTGCCGAAATAATTGAACGAAACCCCACCACCCACCACAAGGAGAATCATCATGATGGACAACACCACCCGCAATGCCACCAACGCCGCTTCGTCGGCCGCCTCGTCGGTGTCGAGCTCCCTGAGCGACGCCCAGACCGATGTCAAGACGCTGGTCAAGGACGCCCAGTCGCTGCTGACCGCGGCCGCCGCACTGACCGGCGAGAAAGCCGACGACCTGCGCAAGCGCGGCATGGAACTGCTGGACGTGGCAATGAAGAAGGCGGGCGAGGTGCAGGGCCAGGCGCTGGTCAAGGGCAAGGAACTGGCCAAGACCGCCGACACCTACGTGCAGGACAACCCATGGCGCACCGTGGCCGCCGCTGCGGGCGTGGGCCTGCTGGTGGGCGTGATCCTGGGCCGCAAATAAACCACGCCGGGAGCAGCCATGGAAAAAGTTGAAACTATCGTTCATGGCCCCGGTCTCATGGGTGGCCTGACGGGCCTTGCGAAGAACCTGTTCGGCCTGCTGGTGTCGCGCGTCGAACTGGCGGCGCTCGAGCTGTCGGAGGTGCGCAACCACGTGATCGAACTGGTGGCGATCTTCGCCGGCGCCGCGCTGGCCGTCTGGTTCGCTCTCGCCTACGGCACCGCCACCATCGTGGCGCTGGCGTGGGAATCGATGGGATGGAAGATCCTGCTGATCATGTTCGGGGTGTTCGCCGTCATCACCGCCGGCCTGGTCTGGAAGGGAATGTCGATGCTCAAGCAGGGCAAGCTGGCGTTCCCGGAAACGATGAACGAACTGAAGAACGATCGCGAGATGCTGCTGTAAGCGGCATTGACACCAGGAGCTGGCATGGAAACACAAACCGTAGAAATCAAGGACCAGCGCACCGACAAGGAGCGCAAGGAAGAACTGATCCGCCAGGGCGAGTTCTATCGTATCGGTGTGGTGCACTCGAAGGCGCAGGTCAAGCAGGCCGCGCGGCCGGAAGCGCTGTTCCATTCGGCCATCGACCACGCGACCTGGTCGCTGCGCTCCAAGGTCGACAGCCTGCTCAAGCCGTCTGGCGCCAACGTGGCGACAATGCTGCCGTTCGCGCTGAAGATCATCCAGTTTGTCCGGCATCGGCGGATGGGCAAGGCGGCGCTGGGCGTGACGGTGCTGCTCGGTGCGGCAGGGGCCTACCTGCAGTACCGCCGCACGCATCCGGATACGACCGCGTACTGATTTGATGGTGCAGCCGGCGCAGACCGGAAACTAGTAAAATGGTGGGGCTTGAGCGGCGTCGCGATCAATGATTCGACGCCGCTTTTTTTGACCTCACCGTTAGTGTGTCGTACCTGCGCAGGCAGGTACCTATACTGAGCTGGCAAGGCCGGTAAAGCGTATTCAGCATGGGCACCTGCCTGCGCAGGTACGACAACCTTATCGGGACCTCATGAAAACCAATCCCCTCAATCCGGACAAGCTGCGCATCGTGCTGGTGCTGCAGGGCGGTGGCGCGCTAGGCGCCTATCAGGCCGGCGTCTACCAGGCGCTGCACGAGCACGACCTGGCGCCCGACTGGATTGTCGGCACCTCGATCGGCGCCATCAACGCGGCCCTGATCGCGGGCAACCAGCCGGCGGACCGGCTGGCGCGGGTCAAGGCGTTCTGGGACCGGGTTGCCCATCCCGACCGGATCGACATGGCGCAGGTGAGCGACGAGCAGCGCCGCTCCAACATCTGGATGAACACGCTCGACACAGTGATGCGCGGCGCGCCGGGCTTTTTTACGCCGCGCTATTTCAGCGGCTTCGCGGCCGGCCTGCCGGTGGCGCCGGAGGCCGCGTCCTACTACGACACCACGCCGCTGCGCGCGACGCTCGAGGAGCTGGTCGATTTCGACTACCTGAACGAGCCTGGCGGGATCCGCCTGACCGTCAATGCGGTCAAGGTCTGCACGGGCGAGCTGGTGCATTTCGACAGCATCAACGGCGAGCTGTCGGCCGACCACGTGCGCGCCAGCGGCAGCCTGCCGCCGGCTTTCCCGCCGGTGCGTATCGACGGCGACCTGTACTGGGACGGCGGCCTGTATTCGAACACGCCGCTCGAATCGGTGCTGGCCGAACTGCCCGAGGGCGACACGCTGTGCTTCCTGGTCGACCTGTGGAGCGCACACGGCGCCGAGCCGGCAACGATGGAGGAGGTGAGCACGCGCCAGAAGGACGTGACGTACGCCTCGCGCACGCAGCGACACATCGACGACTACGTCAGTACCTACACGATGCAGCAGAAGCTGCGGCAGTTGTACGCGCGCCTGCCGGAAGGGGCGCGCAGCGCGGCCGACCGCCAGGAGCTGGCCGCGCTGGGCGCCGACGCCACCTTGCACATCGTGCGCCTGCCGTACGCCGGCACCGACTGGCACATGGCCGCCAAGGACGTGAATTTTTCAAAAGGATCGATCGAGTGGCGCTGGGATCAGGGCTACCGCGATGCGCTGCGCGCGCTGAAGCACGCGGGCTGGCTGCGTTCTTACAGTGAAGACACCGCGGTGGTGGTGCATGAATTGCCGACCCACGACGTGGGCAGCCGCCAGGCCGATTGAGCACCCGGAAAACACCTCCACTTGCCATGTTAACAACCTAAGCCGTACACTGCTCGGCGGACCCGCAATCGGCCATAAGGGCACGTGCGTCGCGCGTAGTTGCGCCCCGTAGAGGAATTACATCGTCAATAAATCGAACTGAGGACATAGCCTTGCCTATTCATTACCATCTGACATTTCCTCTGATGATCACAGTAGCATCCGTGGGAGCGGTCTTATCCATGATCGCGGCCCGCAATAGCAGCGGCCCGTGGTTTTTGCCGCTGTGGTCTCGCAAGCGCGACAGCTTTACAGCAACCGGGTGGCGTTACCGCACCTGGTCGGTGTGGTGTGGTTATATCTTCATTGCTGTCGCAGCGGCCGATCAGCTGTTTGGTTAGCCACGGTGGTGCGCCGCTGTGCTGTTTTTAATAGTTTCAAACGTAGAAGGTTAAAAGATACTGGACGATGAAAATGCGAATCGCAAAGAAGAGTCTGCTCATTGCGTTGTCACTGATCGGCTGCGCAACGGTTCTATATTTGACCGCTTTATCTATTCTTCACGTAGTGCGAAATGGCGCTCCCGACAAGCAGACCGAGTTGTTTTCCCCTCTGGGGCCCTACCGGATTGTCATCACCGAACAGCTTGCGGGATCTCCAGGTTCGGTGTGTATCAAGCAGGTGTACGTTTTGCCAGCGCGTGCGAAATTCGACAGGAACGACACGGATAACGAAATATTTACTGGGGCATGCGACGGATTAGTCGCCCTCAACTGGACCGGCGACCGAGTGGAAGGGGACATCGTGTTTAGCAGAGCTGCTGATGGTGTGAAGTCTCAGTTGAAAAGTTACGGGGCGGATGGGCAGGTCAAAGTCATATGGGCAGCGCATTGAACGCTGCGTCGGTTCGGATGCATATTGGCCCTTGAGCAAGCAGCCCAATTGATCGAAGTTCCAAATGCGAGGATCGAATTCGTATGGGCGCTAAGCCTTTCAATTTGAAAAAGACTCAGCGCTTCGGATGGCTATGTATCATCATCGCGCTGCCACTCGCCTACTACTCGCTGATGACGGTCATCGACAAGGCAAGATCCAAAGCGTGGCCGGGCGCGGACGCAAAAGTCATCCAGACGGAGGCGTACAAGTCGACCAGAGCCGGAGCATATTGTTTCCAGCTGCGTTACCAATACGCGATCGCTGGCAAGGAATTTTCATCCACCCGGTGGACGTTGAAGAGCAGAGTCGCCTGTAACCGCGACAAGCACCTTGTCGATGCGGCGCTGGAACAGCTTCAGCCAGACGCCACGATCCGGATTCGCTACGACCCGACCGATCCGGGGAAGTCGTTCGTCGATCCTGAAGATGTAGATTTCACCGACGTCTTTTATATCGTCCTGGCTTTCGGACTAATCGTCTACGGCCTGTTTGTCCCAAGGGCGTTAGCGCGGAAGAAGACAAAGCACCGGAGCGACGGCGCGCTTGCGGACGGCAGCGGCCTTTCCTGACAGCGGAACACGAAGTCTCAATTCAGCGCTTGCTCTTCGCGCCGCTGCCGACCTCGCGCCAGTCGCCTTCGTGCAGTTCCACATTGAACTTGC
This window of the Massilia sp. R2A-15 genome carries:
- a CDS encoding phage holin family protein, whose amino-acid sequence is MEKVETIVHGPGLMGGLTGLAKNLFGLLVSRVELAALELSEVRNHVIELVAIFAGAALAVWFALAYGTATIVALAWESMGWKILLIMFGVFAVITAGLVWKGMSMLKQGKLAFPETMNELKNDREMLL
- a CDS encoding patatin-like phospholipase family protein — its product is MKTNPLNPDKLRIVLVLQGGGALGAYQAGVYQALHEHDLAPDWIVGTSIGAINAALIAGNQPADRLARVKAFWDRVAHPDRIDMAQVSDEQRRSNIWMNTLDTVMRGAPGFFTPRYFSGFAAGLPVAPEAASYYDTTPLRATLEELVDFDYLNEPGGIRLTVNAVKVCTGELVHFDSINGELSADHVRASGSLPPAFPPVRIDGDLYWDGGLYSNTPLESVLAELPEGDTLCFLVDLWSAHGAEPATMEEVSTRQKDVTYASRTQRHIDDYVSTYTMQQKLRQLYARLPEGARSAADRQELAALGADATLHIVRLPYAGTDWHMAAKDVNFSKGSIEWRWDQGYRDALRALKHAGWLRSYSEDTAVVVHELPTHDVGSRQAD
- a CDS encoding DUF3592 domain-containing protein encodes the protein MGAKPFNLKKTQRFGWLCIIIALPLAYYSLMTVIDKARSKAWPGADAKVIQTEAYKSTRAGAYCFQLRYQYAIAGKEFSSTRWTLKSRVACNRDKHLVDAALEQLQPDATIRIRYDPTDPGKSFVDPEDVDFTDVFYIVLAFGLIVYGLFVPRALARKKTKHRSDGALADGSGLS